Proteins encoded together in one Pseudoroseomonas cervicalis window:
- a CDS encoding MATE family efflux transporter, whose translation MPGWLEVLRRIGALAAPTTLIALLQALAQLAETVLAARQGTAALAGWAVVLPFALLLQQTSTGAMGGGVAAAIARALGGGRRDEASGLVLHALLIALAFALLFALPLAFFPRAILGAIGGEAAAGAASLYCAWLFGAGALPVWLANTLASVLRGGGQHALAARVLTIAWILYPVLAWLLAEPVGLGLAGLGIGFAAVFWGAALVLARQVLGGGAGFLPRLRARPQALLFRRILSVGLVACALACIANATTLVVTRQLAAYGPVAVAAYGISARLEFLTVPLVFGVGSALTALVGRAAGAGQWALARRTAWAGGLMALLLAGVAGLAVGLMPGGFARLFTADPAVQALAALALSYTGPAFGGFGLGMALYFASMGAGRMQWPVAAALSRFGIATLGGAALAGAGGMGMEGHFLGVALGITAYGLVTAASVRQGVWRERAA comes from the coding sequence GTGCCGGGATGGCTGGAAGTGCTGCGCCGAATCGGCGCGCTGGCGGCGCCGACGACGCTGATCGCGCTGCTGCAGGCGCTGGCCCAGCTGGCCGAGACGGTGCTGGCCGCCCGCCAGGGCACCGCCGCGCTGGCCGGCTGGGCGGTGGTGCTGCCCTTCGCCCTGCTGCTGCAGCAGACCTCGACCGGCGCCATGGGCGGCGGCGTGGCGGCGGCCATCGCCCGGGCGCTGGGCGGCGGCCGGCGCGACGAGGCCTCTGGCCTGGTGCTGCATGCGCTGCTGATCGCCCTCGCCTTCGCGCTGCTCTTCGCCCTGCCGCTGGCGTTTTTTCCCCGTGCCATCCTGGGTGCCATTGGGGGGGAGGCGGCGGCGGGTGCGGCTTCCCTCTACTGCGCCTGGCTGTTCGGCGCCGGCGCGCTGCCGGTCTGGCTGGCCAACACCCTGGCCTCGGTGCTGCGCGGCGGCGGGCAGCACGCGCTGGCGGCGCGGGTGCTGACCATCGCCTGGATCCTCTATCCCGTCCTGGCCTGGCTGCTGGCCGAGCCGGTGGGGCTGGGCCTGGCCGGGCTGGGCATCGGCTTCGCCGCGGTGTTCTGGGGCGCCGCGCTGGTGCTGGCGCGGCAGGTGCTGGGGGGTGGCGCCGGCTTCCTGCCGCGGCTGCGCGCCCGGCCGCAGGCGCTGCTGTTCCGCCGCATCCTCTCGGTCGGGCTGGTGGCCTGCGCGCTGGCCTGCATCGCCAATGCCACCACGCTGGTGGTGACGCGCCAGCTCGCCGCCTATGGCCCGGTGGCGGTGGCGGCCTATGGCATCTCGGCGCGGCTAGAATTCCTCACCGTGCCGCTGGTCTTCGGGGTCGGCTCGGCGCTGACGGCGCTGGTGGGGCGCGCCGCCGGGGCCGGGCAATGGGCGCTGGCGCGGCGCACCGCCTGGGCGGGGGGCCTCATGGCGCTGCTGCTGGCGGGGGTGGCAGGGCTGGCGGTCGGGCTGATGCCGGGCGGCTTCGCCCGGCTGTTCACCGCCGACCCTGCGGTGCAGGCGCTGGCGGCGCTGGCGCTGTCCTATACCGGCCCGGCCTTTGGCGGCTTCGGCCTCGGCATGGCGCTGTATTTCGCCTCCATGGGGGCGGGGCGGATGCAGTGGCCGGTGGCCGCCGCCCTGTCCCGCTTCGGCATCGCGACCCTGGGCGGCGCGGCGCTGGCAGGCGCCGGCGGGATGGGCATGGAGGGGCACTTTTTGGGTGTGGCGCTGGGTATCACCGCCTATGGGCTGGTCACCGCCGCCTCGGTCCGCCAGGGGGTGTGGCGGGAGCGGGCGGCCTAA
- a CDS encoding SLC13 family permease, with amino-acid sequence MTTDQLLVSGLTLLALAGFVLQPVRYDVVAMLLLLALVLCGQVAPEQAFLGFAEPAVTTVAAVLAITKGLQSAGTVDLLLRRLGGMRGRPGLQVTVQNGLCASFSAFMNNVGALALFMPVALRNAYREGYAPSRALMPLAFASVLGGLVTLIGTPPNLIISAIRREQTDLGPYALFDFAWVGLPIALAGIVYLLLARRLLPDKSGKTAEIDAGTYVAEARLGAKSRAIGLSVRGLEALGEGDVTVVGLFRGPNRTLAPPGEARLREEDTLLLEGSAEALRNLVEAASLSLSEAGAEAAEGEGAASGIRALVADDVDAVEAIIRPGSPLIGRSPGELRLRSQHGLNLLAVSRQGRRVADRMAEIVLRGGDVVLVQAQRDKRAEAFQALALLPLAERGVVLGRPQHAWLAGLLFLAGILAVLFELAPAHIAFAGVLVAMLLCRVLKPDEAYAAVDWPVIVLLGALFPLGQAMENSGTIRLLVDSLSGPAGALPGWALIGAIMLACMVLSEIMANNATVLLMAPIALGLGPAAGVSADAMLMAVCIGTSCTFLSPIGHQSNTLVMEPGGYRFADYPRLGAPLALLCLLIGTPLIVLVWG; translated from the coding sequence ATGACCACCGATCAGCTGCTCGTCTCCGGCCTCACCCTTCTGGCGCTGGCGGGCTTCGTGCTGCAGCCGGTGCGCTACGATGTGGTGGCGATGCTGCTGCTGCTGGCCCTGGTGCTGTGCGGCCAGGTGGCGCCGGAGCAGGCCTTCCTGGGCTTCGCCGAGCCCGCCGTCACCACCGTGGCCGCCGTGCTGGCCATCACCAAGGGCCTGCAATCGGCCGGCACGGTGGATCTGCTGCTGCGCCGGCTGGGCGGCATGCGCGGCCGGCCCGGCCTGCAGGTCACGGTGCAGAACGGGCTCTGCGCCTCCTTCTCCGCCTTCATGAACAATGTCGGCGCGCTGGCGCTGTTCATGCCCGTCGCGCTGCGCAACGCCTACCGGGAGGGCTACGCCCCCTCCCGCGCGCTGATGCCGCTGGCCTTCGCCTCGGTGCTGGGCGGGCTGGTGACGCTGATCGGCACGCCGCCCAACCTGATCATCTCGGCGATCCGGCGGGAACAGACCGATCTCGGCCCCTATGCCCTGTTCGACTTCGCCTGGGTCGGCCTGCCCATCGCGCTGGCGGGCATCGTCTATCTCCTGCTGGCGCGCCGCCTGCTGCCGGACAAGAGCGGCAAGACCGCCGAGATCGATGCCGGCACCTATGTGGCCGAGGCGCGGCTGGGCGCGAAGAGCCGCGCCATCGGGCTTTCGGTGCGCGGGCTGGAGGCGCTGGGCGAGGGCGATGTCACCGTGGTCGGCCTGTTCCGCGGCCCCAACCGCACCCTGGCGCCGCCTGGCGAGGCGCGGCTGCGCGAGGAGGACACGCTGCTGCTGGAGGGCAGCGCCGAGGCGCTGCGCAACCTGGTCGAGGCCGCTTCCCTGTCGCTGAGCGAGGCCGGCGCCGAAGCCGCGGAGGGGGAGGGTGCGGCGAGCGGCATCCGCGCCCTGGTCGCCGATGATGTCGATGCGGTGGAGGCGATCATCCGCCCTGGCTCGCCGCTGATCGGCCGTTCGCCGGGCGAGCTCCGGCTGCGCAGCCAGCACGGGCTGAACCTGCTGGCGGTGTCGCGCCAGGGGCGTCGGGTGGCCGACCGCATGGCGGAGATCGTGCTGCGCGGCGGCGATGTGGTGCTGGTGCAGGCGCAGCGCGACAAGCGGGCCGAGGCCTTCCAGGCGCTCGCCCTGCTGCCGCTGGCCGAGCGGGGTGTGGTGCTGGGTCGGCCGCAGCATGCCTGGCTGGCCGGGCTGCTCTTCCTGGCCGGCATCCTGGCCGTGCTGTTCGAGCTGGCGCCGGCGCATATCGCCTTCGCCGGCGTGCTGGTGGCGATGCTGCTCTGCCGCGTGCTGAAGCCGGACGAGGCCTATGCGGCGGTGGACTGGCCGGTGATCGTGCTGCTGGGCGCGCTGTTCCCGCTGGGCCAGGCGATGGAGAACAGCGGCACCATCCGCCTGCTGGTCGACAGCCTCTCGGGGCCCGCCGGCGCGCTGCCGGGCTGGGCGCTGATCGGCGCCATCATGCTGGCCTGCATGGTGCTGTCCGAGATCATGGCCAACAACGCCACGGTGCTGCTGATGGCGCCGATCGCCCTCGGCCTCGGCCCCGCCGCCGGGGTGTCGGCGGATGCCATGCTGATGGCGGTGTGCATCGGCACCTCCTGCACCTTCCTCAGCCCGATCGGCCACCAGTCCAACACGCTGGTGATGGAGCCGGGCGGCTATCGCTTCGCCGATTATCCGCGCCTCGGCGCGCCGCTGGCGCTGCTCTGCCTGCTGATCGGCACGCCGCTGATCGTTCTGGTCTGGGGCTGA
- the rpsD gene encoding 30S ribosomal protein S4: protein MTKRAESKYKINRRLGVNLWGRAKSPVAKREYGPGQHGQRRKQKPTDFGVQLMAKQKLKGYYGNIGEKQFRKYYEEAVRRKGDTSENLIEILERRLDAVVYRLKLAVTPFAARQFVNHGHITVNGKRVNIPSYLVRDNDVIEVKEKSKQLVAVLDAAQSGEREVPEYLEIDHRQMKGRFLRAPKLSDVPYPVQMEPNLVIEFYSR from the coding sequence ATGACCAAGCGCGCGGAAAGCAAGTACAAGATCAATCGCCGCCTCGGCGTGAACCTGTGGGGCCGCGCCAAGTCCCCGGTCGCCAAGCGCGAGTACGGCCCCGGCCAGCACGGCCAGCGCCGCAAGCAGAAGCCGACCGACTTCGGCGTGCAGCTGATGGCCAAGCAGAAGCTCAAGGGCTACTACGGCAACATCGGCGAGAAGCAGTTCCGCAAGTATTACGAGGAGGCCGTGCGCCGCAAGGGCGACACCTCCGAGAACCTGATCGAGATCCTGGAGCGTCGCCTGGACGCCGTGGTCTACCGCCTGAAGCTGGCGGTGACCCCGTTCGCCGCGCGCCAGTTCGTCAACCATGGCCACATCACGGTCAATGGCAAGCGCGTGAACATCCCCTCCTACCTGGTGCGTGACAACGACGTCATCGAGGTCAAGGAGAAGTCGAAGCAGCTCGTCGCCGTGCTCGACGCCGCCCAGTCCGGCGAGCGCGAGGTGCCCGAGTATCTCGAGATCGACCACCGCCAGATGAAGGGCCGCTTCCTGCGCGCGCCGAAGCTCTCGGACGTGCCCTACCCGGTGCAGATGGAGCCGAACCTGGTCATCGAGTTCTACTCGCGCTGA
- a CDS encoding helix-turn-helix domain-containing protein codes for MTHAAYDCSPGCPVEATLELIGGKWKGLVLHHLLEGPQRFSTLRRRLPGVSQRMLTKQLRELEEAGLLTRTVQASVPPRVDYALTPTGESLRPVVVALRVWGSAWLARGVAKAA; via the coding sequence ATGACCCACGCCGCCTATGATTGCTCCCCCGGCTGCCCGGTGGAGGCGACGCTGGAGCTGATCGGCGGCAAGTGGAAGGGCCTGGTGCTGCACCATCTGCTGGAAGGGCCGCAGCGCTTCAGCACGCTGCGCCGGCGGCTGCCCGGCGTGTCCCAGCGCATGCTGACCAAGCAGCTGCGCGAGCTGGAGGAGGCCGGACTGCTGACCCGCACGGTCCAGGCCAGCGTGCCGCCGCGTGTCGACTACGCGCTGACGCCGACGGGGGAGAGCCTGCGGCCGGTGGTGGTGGCGCTCAGGGTCTGGGGAAGCGCCTGGCTGGCGCGGGGCGTGGCCAAGGCAGCGTAA
- a CDS encoding zinc-binding alcohol dehydrogenase family protein, giving the protein MKAFGHRQNLPLTAPEALLALDLPRPEPRGRDLLVEIRAVSVNPVDVKLRGGRPAPEGQARVLGYDAAGVVVATGPEATLFRPGDAVFYAGDINRPGSNAEFQLVDERIVGPKPASLDFAAAAALPLTTLTAWEMLFDRFGLAEGGGEGQHLLLVGAAGGVGSIALQLARQRTKLHITATASRPETVEWVKAQGAHAVVDHRLPLDQALRDAGLPQPELVFAINGTEGHFPALAAALAPQGRIGVIDDPKSLDIGLLKSKSASFHWEFMFTRAAYATPDMQRQHAILAEAARLVDAGTLRSTLSEVLGPIDLPTLREAHRRLEAGTARGKLVLQGFA; this is encoded by the coding sequence ATGAAGGCCTTCGGCCATCGCCAGAACCTGCCCCTCACCGCGCCCGAGGCGCTGCTGGCGCTCGACCTGCCCCGCCCCGAGCCGCGGGGGCGCGATTTGCTGGTCGAGATCCGCGCCGTCTCGGTCAACCCGGTCGATGTGAAGCTGCGCGGCGGCCGCCCGGCACCGGAGGGCCAGGCCCGCGTGCTGGGCTATGACGCCGCCGGGGTGGTGGTCGCCACCGGGCCGGAGGCAACGCTGTTCCGCCCGGGCGACGCCGTCTTCTATGCCGGCGACATCAACCGCCCCGGCAGCAATGCCGAGTTCCAGCTGGTCGATGAGCGCATCGTCGGGCCGAAGCCCGCCAGCCTGGATTTCGCCGCCGCCGCCGCCCTGCCGCTGACCACGCTGACCGCCTGGGAAATGCTGTTCGACCGCTTCGGCCTGGCCGAGGGCGGCGGCGAGGGCCAGCATCTGCTGCTGGTGGGCGCGGCCGGCGGCGTCGGCTCCATCGCGCTGCAGCTGGCGCGGCAGCGGACGAAGCTGCACATCACCGCCACCGCCTCCCGCCCTGAGACGGTGGAATGGGTGAAGGCCCAGGGCGCCCATGCGGTGGTGGACCATCGCCTTCCCCTGGACCAGGCGCTGCGCGATGCCGGGCTGCCCCAGCCGGAGCTGGTCTTCGCCATCAACGGGACGGAGGGGCATTTCCCGGCGCTCGCCGCGGCGCTCGCGCCGCAGGGGCGGATCGGCGTGATCGACGACCCGAAGAGCCTCGATATCGGCCTGCTGAAGAGCAAGAGCGCCAGCTTCCACTGGGAGTTCATGTTCACCCGCGCCGCCTACGCCACGCCGGACATGCAGCGCCAACACGCGATCCTGGCCGAGGCGGCGCGGCTGGTCGATGCCGGCACGCTGCGCAGCACGCTGAGCGAGGTGCTGGGCCCGATCGACCTGCCCACGCTGCGCGAGGCGCATCGCCGGCTGGAGGCCGGCACCGCCCGCGGCAAGCTGGTGCTGCAGGGCTTCGCATAA
- a CDS encoding ABC transporter ATP-binding protein, protein MPVASAARQQRQAEEAALLRLARRPVGFLFRHIRPWGGSHAAVMLAVLGAVGCSVGSNYAVKHLIDTLSGGPASASAAAVWTAFAILAGIIAADNLLWRVGGWIAADRFPRVTASMRAELFRHLSGHSPGFFANRSAGTLAARISATGTAGFTVLQNFTWHTVPPAVAVTLAIAFLASVDPIMAGCLVVVAGALAVGIAWLGRKGESLHDGFASRAAAVDGQLVDVVQNFSLVRAFGAFGREAQRLDTALAAESAARRTSLRYLEKLRLVHGVATAILTAMLLGWVVHLWQLGRATTGDIVLVCTLGFTILHASRDLAMALVDLTQYIARMREALVALLVPHDLPDAEDAHALAAKGGHVVFRDVTFRYPSAPEGAAPVLRGLELDIQPGQKVGVVGRSGAGKSTLLTLLQRHAAPQGGAVTIDGQDIAEATRESLSDMIAVVPQDVALFHRTVLENIRYARPDATDEEVLAAAEAARCRDFIEALPEGFDTIVGDRGAKLSGGQRQRLAIARALLKNAPILLLDEATSALDSESEAEVQKALDGLMQGRTVIAVAHRLATLTNFDRIVVMEGGQVIQDGSPDMLMRRPGPYQEMVRRQSEALQVAA, encoded by the coding sequence ATGCCCGTGGCCAGCGCGGCCCGGCAGCAGCGCCAGGCGGAGGAGGCCGCGCTGCTGCGCCTGGCCCGCCGCCCGGTCGGCTTCCTGTTCCGCCATATCCGCCCCTGGGGCGGCAGCCATGCGGCGGTGATGCTGGCGGTGCTGGGCGCGGTGGGCTGCTCGGTCGGCTCCAACTACGCGGTGAAGCACCTGATCGACACGCTGTCGGGCGGGCCGGCCTCGGCCAGCGCGGCGGCGGTGTGGACCGCCTTCGCCATCCTGGCCGGCATCATCGCCGCCGACAATCTGCTCTGGCGCGTCGGCGGCTGGATCGCGGCGGACCGCTTCCCGCGCGTCACCGCCTCGATGCGGGCCGAGCTGTTCCGCCACCTCTCCGGCCATTCGCCGGGCTTCTTCGCCAACCGCTCCGCCGGCACGCTGGCGGCGCGGATCAGCGCCACCGGCACGGCGGGCTTCACCGTGCTGCAGAACTTCACCTGGCACACCGTGCCGCCGGCGGTCGCGGTGACGCTCGCCATCGCCTTCCTGGCCAGTGTCGACCCGATCATGGCGGGCTGCCTGGTGGTGGTGGCCGGTGCGCTGGCCGTCGGCATCGCCTGGCTCGGCCGCAAGGGCGAGTCGCTGCATGACGGCTTCGCCTCCCGCGCCGCCGCGGTGGATGGGCAGCTGGTCGATGTGGTGCAGAACTTCTCCCTGGTGCGCGCCTTCGGCGCCTTCGGGCGGGAGGCGCAGCGCCTCGACACCGCGCTGGCCGCCGAGAGCGCCGCGCGCCGCACCAGCCTGCGCTACCTGGAGAAGCTGCGCCTGGTGCATGGCGTCGCCACCGCCATCCTGACCGCCATGCTGCTGGGCTGGGTGGTGCATCTGTGGCAGCTGGGCCGCGCCACCACCGGCGACATCGTCCTCGTCTGCACCCTGGGCTTCACCATCCTGCACGCCTCCCGCGACCTGGCGATGGCCCTGGTGGACCTGACCCAGTACATCGCCCGCATGCGCGAGGCGCTGGTGGCGCTCCTGGTGCCGCATGACCTGCCGGATGCCGAGGACGCCCACGCCCTGGCGGCCAAGGGCGGCCATGTGGTGTTCCGCGACGTCACCTTCCGCTACCCCTCGGCGCCCGAGGGCGCGGCGCCGGTGCTGCGCGGGCTGGAGCTCGACATCCAGCCGGGCCAGAAGGTCGGCGTGGTCGGCCGCTCCGGCGCCGGCAAGTCCACCCTGCTAACCCTGCTGCAGCGCCATGCCGCGCCGCAGGGCGGTGCGGTGACCATCGACGGCCAGGACATCGCCGAGGCGACCCGCGAGAGCCTGTCCGACATGATCGCGGTCGTGCCGCAGGATGTGGCGCTGTTCCACCGCACGGTGCTGGAGAATATCCGCTACGCCCGCCCGGATGCCACCGATGAGGAGGTGCTGGCCGCCGCCGAGGCCGCCCGCTGCCGCGACTTCATCGAGGCGCTGCCGGAGGGCTTCGACACCATCGTCGGCGACCGCGGCGCCAAGCTGTCCGGTGGCCAGCGCCAGCGCCTGGCGATCGCCCGTGCCCTGCTGAAGAACGCGCCGATCCTGCTGCTGGACGAGGCGACCTCCGCCCTCGACTCGGAGTCGGAGGCCGAGGTGCAGAAGGCGCTGGACGGGCTGATGCAGGGCCGCACCGTGATCGCGGTGGCCCACCGCCTGGCGACGCTGACCAATTTCGACCGCATCGTCGTCATGGAAGGCGGCCAGGTGATCCAGGATGGCTCGCCCGACATGCTGATGCGCCGCCCGGGCCCGTATCAGGAGATGGTGCGCCGCCAGTCGGAGGCGCTGCAGGTCGCGGCCTGA
- a CDS encoding glycosyltransferase family 4 protein, which yields MRIAQIAPLTEAVPPKLYGGTERIVSYITEELVALGHEVTLFASGDSITQAKLVPGCAKALRLDPSVRDANAPLTLMLEQVYRRRHEFDLLHFHLDYLPFPLFSRQSVPFVTTLHGRLDLPELQPVFDTFNQAPVVSISNDQRRPLPQANWAGTVYHGLPERLLTPIEGAEPGYLAFLGRIAPEKRVDRAIEIAIATNTRLKIAAKVDRVDVDYFETKIKPMLAHPLVEFIGEIDETQKRDFLANAIGLLTPIDWPEPFGLVMIEAMACGAPVIAFRHGSVPEVIDEGVTGFAVNSMAEAIAAVPRLKSLPRAAVRARFEQRFTARRMAEDYVELYQRLANPVLRVAAE from the coding sequence ATGCGTATCGCCCAGATCGCCCCCCTCACGGAGGCCGTCCCGCCGAAGCTGTATGGCGGCACCGAACGGATCGTCTCCTACATCACCGAGGAGCTGGTGGCGCTCGGCCATGAGGTGACGCTGTTCGCCAGCGGCGACTCCATCACCCAGGCGAAGCTGGTGCCGGGCTGCGCCAAGGCGCTTCGGCTCGACCCCTCGGTGCGCGACGCCAATGCGCCGCTGACGCTGATGCTGGAGCAGGTCTATCGCCGCCGGCATGAGTTCGACCTGCTGCATTTCCATCTGGACTACCTGCCCTTCCCGCTGTTCTCGCGGCAGAGCGTGCCCTTCGTCACCACGCTGCATGGCCGGCTGGACCTGCCGGAGCTGCAGCCGGTGTTCGACACCTTCAACCAGGCGCCGGTGGTCTCGATCTCGAACGACCAGCGCCGGCCGCTGCCGCAGGCGAACTGGGCGGGCACCGTCTATCACGGCCTCCCGGAGCGGCTGCTGACCCCGATCGAGGGCGCCGAGCCCGGCTACCTCGCCTTCCTCGGCCGCATCGCGCCGGAGAAGCGGGTGGACCGCGCCATCGAGATCGCCATCGCCACCAACACCCGGCTGAAGATCGCGGCCAAGGTGGACCGGGTCGATGTCGATTATTTCGAGACCAAGATCAAGCCGATGCTGGCGCATCCGCTGGTCGAGTTCATCGGCGAGATCGACGAGACCCAGAAGCGCGACTTCCTGGCCAATGCCATCGGCCTGCTGACCCCGATCGACTGGCCGGAGCCCTTCGGCCTGGTGATGATCGAGGCGATGGCCTGCGGCGCGCCCGTGATCGCCTTCCGCCACGGCTCGGTGCCGGAGGTGATCGATGAGGGCGTGACCGGCTTCGCGGTGAACAGCATGGCCGAGGCGATCGCCGCCGTGCCGCGGCTGAAGTCGCTGCCCCGCGCCGCGGTGCGCGCCCGCTTCGAGCAGCGCTTCACCGCCCGCCGCATGGCCGAGGATTATGTCGAGCTCTACCAGCGCCTGGCCAACCCGGTGCTGCGGGTGGCCGCCGAGTAA
- the lepA gene encoding translation elongation factor 4: protein MTNTPLSRIRNFSIIAHIDHGKSTLADRLIQATGAISAREMKEQMLDSMELEQERGITIKAASVRLDYKAKDGQDYVLNLMDTPGHVDFAYEVSRSLAACEGSLLVVDASQGVEAQTLANVYQAIDAGHEIVPVLNKIDLPAAEPERVKQQIEDVIGLDASDAVEISAKSGLNIEGVLEAIVTRLPAPEGDPNAPLKALLVDSWYDPYLGVIILIRVKDGTIRKGQKIRFMAEGTTQTVDSVGVFRPKMVAVESLGPGEMGYLNAAIKTVAETNVGDTITDDRNPASEPLPGFKPSIPVVWCGLYPVDADDFEKLRESLGKLRLNDASFHFEAESSAALGFGFRCGFLGLLHLEIIQERLSREFDLDLIATAPSVVYKLTNNKGETFDLHNPADMPDPTMIESIQEPWIKATIMVPDEHLGSILTLCSERRGQQVELTYVGNRAMAVYRLPLNEVVFDFYDRLKSVSRGYASFDYQMDGYDEGDLVKISILVNNEPVDALSFMAHRSQAERRGRSICEKLKELIPRQLFKIPIQAAIGGRVIARETISAMSKDVTAKCYGGDISRKRKLLEKQKEGKKRMRQFGKVEIPQSAFIAALKMDS, encoded by the coding sequence ATGACCAACACCCCCCTGTCCCGTATCCGCAACTTCTCCATCATCGCCCATATCGACCATGGCAAGTCGACGCTCGCCGACCGTCTGATCCAGGCGACGGGCGCCATCTCGGCGCGCGAGATGAAGGAGCAGATGCTCGACAGCATGGAGCTGGAGCAGGAGCGCGGCATCACCATCAAGGCGGCCTCTGTCCGGCTCGACTACAAGGCCAAGGACGGCCAGGACTATGTCCTGAACCTGATGGACACGCCGGGCCATGTCGACTTCGCCTATGAGGTGAGCCGCTCCCTCGCCGCCTGCGAGGGTTCTCTCCTCGTTGTCGACGCTTCCCAGGGGGTCGAGGCGCAGACGCTGGCCAATGTCTACCAGGCGATCGATGCCGGGCATGAGATCGTGCCCGTGCTGAACAAGATCGACCTGCCAGCGGCCGAGCCGGAGCGGGTGAAGCAGCAGATCGAGGACGTGATCGGCCTCGACGCCTCGGACGCGGTGGAGATCTCGGCCAAGTCCGGGCTGAACATCGAGGGCGTGCTGGAGGCCATCGTCACCCGCCTGCCGGCGCCCGAGGGCGACCCCAACGCGCCGCTGAAGGCGCTGCTGGTGGATAGCTGGTACGACCCGTATCTCGGCGTCATCATCCTGATCCGGGTGAAGGACGGCACCATCCGCAAGGGCCAGAAGATCCGCTTCATGGCCGAGGGCACCACCCAGACGGTGGACAGCGTCGGCGTCTTCCGGCCGAAGATGGTGGCGGTGGAGAGCCTGGGCCCGGGCGAGATGGGCTACCTGAACGCCGCCATCAAGACGGTGGCCGAGACCAATGTCGGCGACACCATCACCGATGACCGCAACCCGGCCAGCGAGCCGCTGCCGGGCTTCAAGCCCTCGATCCCGGTGGTCTGGTGCGGCCTCTACCCGGTCGACGCCGATGATTTCGAGAAGCTGCGCGAGAGCCTCGGCAAGCTGCGGCTGAACGACGCCTCCTTCCATTTCGAGGCGGAGAGCTCGGCGGCGCTGGGCTTCGGCTTCCGCTGCGGCTTCCTGGGCCTCTTGCATCTGGAGATCATCCAGGAGCGGCTCTCGCGCGAATTCGACCTCGACCTGATCGCGACCGCCCCCTCCGTCGTCTACAAGCTGACGAACAACAAGGGCGAGACCTTCGACCTGCACAACCCGGCCGACATGCCGGACCCGACCATGATCGAGAGCATCCAGGAGCCCTGGATCAAGGCGACGATCATGGTGCCGGACGAGCATCTGGGCTCGATCCTGACGCTCTGCTCGGAGCGCCGTGGCCAGCAGGTGGAGCTGACCTATGTCGGCAACCGCGCCATGGCGGTCTATCGCCTGCCGCTGAACGAGGTGGTGTTCGACTTCTACGACCGCCTGAAGTCGGTCAGCCGCGGCTACGCCTCCTTCGACTACCAGATGGATGGCTATGACGAGGGCGACCTGGTCAAGATTTCCATCCTGGTGAACAACGAGCCGGTCGATGCGCTGTCCTTCATGGCGCATCGCAGCCAGGCCGAGCGCCGTGGCCGCTCCATCTGCGAGAAGCTGAAGGAGCTGATCCCCCGCCAGCTGTTCAAGATCCCCATCCAGGCGGCGATCGGCGGGCGCGTCATCGCGCGCGAGACCATCTCGGCCATGTCGAAGGACGTCACCGCCAAATGCTATGGCGGCGACATCAGCCGCAAGCGCAAGCTCCTCGAGAAGCAGAAGGAGGGCAAGAAGCGCATGCGCCAGTTCGGCAAGGTGGAGATCCCGCAGAGCGCCTTCATCGCCGCCCTCAAGATGGACAGCTGA
- a CDS encoding tripartite tricarboxylate transporter substrate-binding protein — protein MLRRRALAVLAAPALAAAAALAVLTAGPATAQQAFPNRTISIIVPFAAGGPTDTVTRLVAEVMGRDLGQTVVVENVGGAGGTLGAARVAQARPDGYTLLLHHIGMGTTPTLYRRLSYDPVGGFETIGLVTAVPMTIIARKDIQANNLAELVALVRRDQTRVNYANAGIGAASHLCGLLLQKAIDAPMTTVPYRGTGPAMTDLIAGTVDIMCDQTTNTTSHIRAGAVRAFAVTTAERLPSLPELPTAAEAGLPGMEVTVWHGLYSPKGTPAEINTRLSRALQVALRDERLVQRFADLGTAPVPQDQATPEAHRAFWQADIAKWRPVIQAAGQYAD, from the coding sequence ATGCTCCGACGCCGCGCCCTGGCCGTGCTGGCCGCGCCCGCCCTGGCCGCCGCCGCCGCCCTCGCTGTGCTCACGGCCGGGCCCGCCACCGCGCAGCAGGCCTTCCCGAACCGCACCATCAGCATCATCGTGCCCTTCGCCGCCGGCGGGCCCACCGACACCGTCACCCGCCTGGTGGCCGAGGTGATGGGCCGCGACCTGGGCCAGACCGTGGTGGTGGAGAATGTCGGCGGCGCTGGCGGCACGCTGGGCGCGGCCCGCGTCGCCCAGGCCCGCCCGGATGGCTACACCCTGCTGCTGCACCATATCGGCATGGGCACCACGCCGACGCTGTACCGCCGCCTCTCCTACGACCCGGTGGGCGGGTTCGAGACCATCGGCCTGGTCACCGCCGTGCCGATGACCATCATCGCCCGCAAGGACATCCAGGCGAACAACCTGGCCGAGCTGGTGGCGCTGGTGCGGCGCGACCAGACCCGGGTGAACTACGCCAATGCCGGCATCGGCGCCGCCAGCCATCTCTGCGGCCTGCTGCTGCAGAAGGCGATCGACGCGCCGATGACCACCGTGCCCTATCGCGGCACCGGCCCGGCCATGACCGACCTGATCGCCGGCACGGTCGACATCATGTGCGACCAGACCACCAACACCACCAGCCATATCCGCGCCGGCGCGGTGCGCGCCTTCGCCGTCACCACCGCCGAGCGCCTGCCCTCCCTGCCCGAGCTGCCGACCGCGGCCGAGGCCGGGCTGCCGGGCATGGAGGTGACGGTGTGGCACGGCCTCTACTCGCCCAAGGGCACGCCGGCCGAGATCAACACCCGCCTCTCCCGCGCGCTGCAGGTGGCGCTGCGCGACGAGCGGCTGGTGCAGCGCTTCGCCGATCTCGGCACCGCCCCGGTGCCGCAGGACCAGGCGACGCCGGAGGCGCATCGCGCCTTCTGGCAGGCCGATATCGCCAAGTGGCGCCCGGTGATCCAGGCGGCCGGCCAGTACGCCGACTGA